The nucleotide sequence AGCGCAAGCAGGCCGAGGAGAAGGAGCGTGCCGCCAAGCGCACGCAGCCGAGCCGTACCAGCAAGGCCAAGCGCAAGAGCGGCGGCCCCCACGGCCCGGCGCCGCAGCGTTCCACGGTGAAGGGCTCCACGGCCCGGACGCCTCCGTCGGGCAAGAACGGCACGCCGCCCGCCGACAGCGACGCGGCGGAGTCGGCCGACACCGGCGGCAGCGCGAACGGCCGGAGTGGGCAGGCCCGCCAGAACGGCCAGAACGGCCAGAACGGCCAGAGCCGACCGGCCGCACGCAAGCAGACCCAGAGCCGCAAGCAGGCGCAGAGCCGCAAGGGACGCAAGAAGTCCTGACCGGGGCCCCTCGCCGCCCACCGGGCCGCCCCGGCCCGGCTGCCTTCCCGGGCCCCGGGAAGACTCGAAGCGTCATGAAGCGTCATCCGAAGCGTTAAGGAGTACCCCTGTGACGGAAGGCAAGACCCCCGCCGTCGAAACCCCCGCGACGCCGCGGCGCATCACGCTGACCGCGGAGGATGTCAGCCGTCTGGAGCAGGAGGGCGAGATCGCGGCGGACTACCTTGAGGCCCTGCTCGATATCGCCGATCTGGACGGCGACATCGACATGGACGTTGAGGGAGGCCGCGCCTCGGTGTCGGTGATCGCCGGCGAGGAGGCCGACACCCCCGCCGGCGACCTCACCAGGCTCGTGGGCCGCGACGGCGAGGTCCTGGAGGCCCTCCAGGAGCTGACCCGTCTCGCGGTCCACCGCGAGACGGGCGAGCGGAGCCGCCTGATGCTCGACATCGGAGGCTTCCGCGCCAAGCGTCGCCAGGACCTCGCTCGGCTGGCCACCGAGACCGTCGAGCAGGTCAAGGGGTCGGGCGAGCCCCTGAAGATGAAGCCGATGACCCCGTTCGAGCGCAAGGTCGTGCACGACACCGTTGCCGAGGCCGGGCTGCGCAGTGAGTCCGAGGGTGAAGAGCCGCAGCGCTGCGTCGTCGTGCTTCCGGCTTGATCCGGCCCATCGAATCCTTCGCCGTCGGCCCCGCCTGGAAAGGCGGGGCCGAGGCCGTTCCTGGGAAGATGTTTCACGTGGAACATGACAGCGGGCGCGAACCCGCCGACAAGGCCCCGGAAGCACCGGAGGCCGCCGGCAGGCTGTTCGGCGACAACCTGGACCGGGCGGTCCGGTACGCCGACATCCTCGCCGATGCCGGGGTGCGCCGCGGTCTGATCGGTCCTCGCGAGGTGGAGCGGTTGTGGGAGCGCCACCTGCTCAACTGCGGGGTCATAGCCGAGCTGGTGCCGGAAGGCGCCGTGGTGCACGACGTCGGCTCGGGCGGCGGACTGCCCGGCATCCCCCTCGCCCTGGTGCGCTCCGACCTGCGCGTCACGCTGGTGGAGCCGCTGCTGCGCCGTACGACCTTCCTCGACGAAGTGGTCGACGAACTCGGGCTGGACAACGTCGAAGTGCTGCGTGGGCGGGCCGAAGAGGTGCGCGGCAGTGTGGAGTCGGACGTCGTCACCGCACGTGCGGTGGCTCCGCTGTCCCGACTCGCGGGCTGGGGCCTGCCGTTGCTGCGCTCGGGGGGCGAAATGCTGGCCCTCAAGGGCGACTCCGCCGCCGGGGAGCTTCGTGAGTCCTCCGAGGATCTGCGCAAACTCGGTGCCGTGGACTGGGAAGTGGTCCAGGTGGGCGGGGGCATTGTGGAGCCGCTGACGACCGTGGTGCGGGTGCGCATGGGGACGGTCGTGCGATCGCGCCCGCGGAGCGGCGGTCGCAGGTCCGCGCGGAAGGGGCGTGGCGGAGGGGTATCGCGCAGAAATGCGTGATTCGCCGAGAGCGGAGTGATTTGCCGGAGGGCCCGGTGTGTCGCGGGAAGGCATCGCGATCGCGCCGGGCATCGTGTTTCACGTGAAACGACTGCCGTGGAAGCGCAAGCGGGCCGCTCAGCTCGGCGTCCCGAAGGCTTCGAAGATCAAGCAGGTTCCCACCTCCCGCCCGGAGACCGCCCCGAACATGGCACCCTCTGAGGGTGTCGGCGGAGCGCGCGGCTCCGCCGGGGTCCTGGCAGCAGAGGAGAGTGGACCGTTGTCGTCCGACGTCACCGCCCCGGGACAGGGCGGGTCGGCAGGCGAAACCGCCTTGCCGACTCAGCCGCACGGGGGATTCCACGAGGCATCCACAGACCCGCTCCCGGGCCCGCGGGGTCCCGGGCGCGGCTCTTCCGACCCTGGCACCGTTTCACGGGAAACACCGGAAACCGAAGTGCCGTTGGTGGACGATACGCCGATCGCCCGAGCGGCCCGGCAGGCCGTCGAGACCATCGGGCGGGCGGCCGAAGGGCTGCCCCGGCCGCGCGAGACACGCGTGATGGTGGTGGCGAACCAGAAGGGCGGCGTCGGCAAGACGACGTCCACCGTGAACCTGGCCGCCGCGCTCGCGCTGCACGGCGGCCGTGTCCTCGTCGTGG is from Yinghuangia sp. ASG 101 and encodes:
- a CDS encoding Jag family protein, which produces MTEGKTPAVETPATPRRITLTAEDVSRLEQEGEIAADYLEALLDIADLDGDIDMDVEGGRASVSVIAGEEADTPAGDLTRLVGRDGEVLEALQELTRLAVHRETGERSRLMLDIGGFRAKRRQDLARLATETVEQVKGSGEPLKMKPMTPFERKVVHDTVAEAGLRSESEGEEPQRCVVVLPA
- the rsmG gene encoding 16S rRNA (guanine(527)-N(7))-methyltransferase RsmG, with product MFHVEHDSGREPADKAPEAPEAAGRLFGDNLDRAVRYADILADAGVRRGLIGPREVERLWERHLLNCGVIAELVPEGAVVHDVGSGGGLPGIPLALVRSDLRVTLVEPLLRRTTFLDEVVDELGLDNVEVLRGRAEEVRGSVESDVVTARAVAPLSRLAGWGLPLLRSGGEMLALKGDSAAGELRESSEDLRKLGAVDWEVVQVGGGIVEPLTTVVRVRMGTVVRSRPRSGGRRSARKGRGGGVSRRNA